Genomic window (Melioribacteraceae bacterium):
AGTCAAATCATTTTTGTCTTTTACATAAGGGTGCCCAATAATTTCAACACTGCCATGAATTAAATCTATATCATGATTATCATTTAGAAAATCTACCCGTAACTTTAAATGATCGGGTTGATACTCATCGTCGCTTCCCAAAAAGGTTATATAATAACCAACTGAGGCGGTCATTCCGGCATTTAACGAAAGGGGCGGTTTTCTGTTGCTATGTTTCAAATAGCGGATATTTTCATTCTCACTCATTAATTTATTGACCAACTCAAATGTGGAATCGCTGCTTCCGTCATCCACAATAATCAGCTCCCAGTTTTTAAATGTTTGGCAAATAACAGAATTTATTGCTCTCTCAATTAATTGGGCACGGTTAAAAGTTGGGAGTATAATTGAAACAATCGGTTTATATGATTTGTAAACTTGCATCAGTTTCACCTATTATTAAGGGCAAATATAGTTTTTTATTCTTTGAATTTTTGATTAATTTGACCACCCAATTTGATAAACAACATTCAAAAAATGAGCTCAAGAGAACAAAAAAATTATTTTGAAATACTTAAAAAGTATGAACGAAAATTTGATAAAAATGAGCTTAATGATTATAAAATGCTCTTAAAAAGGCATAAAGATGATGAAGATTTAGACAAACTTTCTAAACAACGGCTTCAAAAATTGCTCGAGAAATATCATTTAAACCGTGAAAAAAAGAATTATGATCAATTCTTTTCCAAACCGGCAGAAGACACAAATTAATCCTTTGAAATTTTTAGGTGGAATAATGAATTATAACAATCTTAACAAAATATTTGCCGCGGTAGTTTTTATTGTAACTGCTGCTGTTTATTTTATAACAGTACAGCCTTCAGTTTCATTTTGGGATTGCGGGGAGTTTATCGCATCTTCTTATTTACTGCAAGTTCCACATCCTCCCGGAACACCCTTCTTTATTCTTGTTGGAAGAGTTTTTTCCATGATTCCATTTGTCGAAAATATAGGTCTGCGGGTGAATGCTATCTCTATTATCTCCAGCGCGTTTACAATTTTGTTCCTCTATTTAATTGCTGTAAAAGTGATCCAATATTATAGAAAAAAAGAATTTGAAAATATTTTCGACGCAATGGTAGTATATACTTCAGCCGCTATTGGAGCATTATCATTAGCATTCAGCGATACTTTTTGGTTCAATGCCATTGAAGCGGAAGTTTATGCATTCTCCACTTTCTTTATCGCAATTGTTGTATGGTTGATGGTAAAATGGAACGAGAGAGCAGACGAACCAGATAATGAGAAATATTTACTTCTAATTGCTTATCTGATTGGTTTATCTACCGGCGTTCACTTAATGAGTGTTCTGGCAATTGTACCGGTGGTAATGACTATTTACTTCCGCAAATTTGTTGATGACGAAGAAATACTAAAAAAGAGTGGAATTCTTTTTGTTGTCCATTCAGTGATAATTTTAGTTTTTGCAGTGGTTATGTGGATGTCTTTAACAGAAACAACACCCCCCTCTCCCGATGCCTACAGTGCAGTAGATTCCCGTTTTGTTGGAATATTTGCCGCTATCACAATTGTTTTTATGGGCATTTTCTACAAAAAAATATTGGTAAAAAATTCTTTCTATCTCCCTATCATTATGGGAGGTGTGGCGTTGGTTACAGTTTATCCTGGTATGGTTAAATATCTTCCAAAATTAATTACAACTATCGGCAAAAACGATCTAACTCTTGATACTGCGACATTTTTTGTAATTATTGGTGTGCTCTTCGCAGCAATCTTTTATACAAAGAAAAAAGAGATGCACATTTCCAATTTAATTGCAAAATGTGTCCTGCTCGCTGTAATCGGTGTTACATCATATTCGATGATAATAATTCGGGCGAATCAAGAACCGCCAATTAATATGAACAGTCCAAAAACTTTTACAGAATTGGAATCATATTTAAATCGTGAGCAATATGGCGATTTCCCAACATTTAAAAGAAGATACTCAAATGAGCCGCATCAGTTAAAAATTTATAGCGAGTATACAAGCGATTTCGATTTTTTCTGGCGCTACCAAATGAATCATATGTTCAATAGATATTTATTCTGGAATTATATCGGTAGAGAAAGCACATATCAGGATACAGGCGTTGATTGGACAGACCTTTTCGGGATACCATTCTTCCTGGCTTTATTCGGGCTCTATTACCATTTCAGAAAAGATTGGAAAATGGCATCGGTCTTTATTGTGATGTTTATATTCTTAGGTTATTTAACCGCATTTTATCAAAATCAACAGCAGCCCCAGCCAAGGGAGCGTGATTATTTTTATGTAGGTGCTTTCTTTGTTTTTAGTTTATGGATTGCTCTCGGCATTAATGGAATTATTGAAATATTAAAAGATTATTTTAAGGGGAATTCAATAGTAAAACCGGCATCTATCGCCATTCTTTTTGTGGGGGTACTTGCTGTTCCAGTAAATATGATTAATGCAAATTGGTTCCAGAATTCGAGAGCTAATAATTTTGTTCCCTGGGATTATGCATACAATCTTTTGCAAAGTGTTGAAAAGGACGCAATACTCTTTACTAATGGAGATAATGACACCTTCCCTCTATGGTATCTTCAAGATGTTGAGGGAGTAAGGCGTGATGTTAGAATCGCAAATCTCAGTCTGTTAAATACTCCTTGGTACATTAAACAGTTAAAAAATAATGAACCTCACGGGGCTAAAAAAATCGAATTTACTTTTTCTGATCTGGAGATTGATCAGATAGGACCAATGAGATGGGAACCGCAGACAATTCAATTGCCAGTGCCCGATGAGATCATTCAAAAGTTTGGTGTAACTGATACTTCTGTAATTAAGAATAAAAAGATTACCTGGGTTATGCAGGCAGGGGCTCAGTTTGGGGATGTTTCGGCACTTCGGGTTCAAGATATAGTTGTTCTTAACATGATTCAAACCAATAAATGGAAACGCCCTATTTACTTTGCAGTTACCTGTTCCGATGATAGCAAATTGAGTATGGATGATTACTTACAAATGGAAGGAATGGCTCAGCGAGTAGTTCCTCAGAAAAATCCGGATCCATCATTGGAATATATTAATGAACCAATAATGAGAAAACAATTATTTGATGAACCTGTAGGGTATAATAAAGATTATCAGCCCGGATTTAAGTTTCGAGGCCTTAATGATCCTAATATATTCTTCGATGAAAATCATGAACGCCTCACACAAAATTATCGTAACGCGTTCATAAGACTTGCTATTCATTATTTGAATGGTGAAAAAAACACTCAAAAGGTGATCGAAACTTTGGGAATGATGGAACAAAAAATTCCAAGAAATATCATTTCTATGGATTATAGAATAAAGCATGATGTGGCTAACCTTTATAATATGACCGGGGATAAGGAAAAATATAATGAATTTGCCGAAGAAGTTATTGAAGCCGCCAAAGATGCAATTAAATTAAATCCTATGGATGTCTCAAGCTGGTATAATCCTTATAGATTATTATTGACCCACTATGAAAATATGGGGAGATATAATGATGCTATCGAATTGCTACAGCAGTTAAAAACCTATATTCCGAATGATCCGGGTATCGATTCACTAATTTCTAGTTTCAGGAAAATGTCTGGGGCAGGAAAACCGGAAATTGAGAAATAGCTATCAATTTTGAAATCATATTATTGATGCCGGGTTTAGCCCGGCATCATTTTTTTGGCAAAAAAATTTTTTTATGATTAATTCAACAGATAAAACAAGAATTTTAGTAATTGCATTATCAGGTATAGGGGACGCACTAATGTTCACTCCCTCGCTGATAAAATTAAAAGAAGATTTTCCACATAGTGAGATTGACGCATTGGTAATGTTTGGTGGAGTTAAGGACATTTATCAAACACTTCCCCAAATAAATAATATTCATCATTTCGACTTTTTAAAGAAAAGTAAAGCAGAAGCCCTTAAATTTGTGCTTTCACTGCGTGGTAAATATGACATTTCAATTAATGTATATCCCTCCAACCGAAAAGAATATAATTTAATCAGCTTTTTAATTGGAGCGTCAAAAAGAAGCGCTGTTCAATATTTGCGCAAAGATTTCATCAATCTTGGTTTTTTAAATAATTATAGAGTTCTAGAAAATGATAATTTTCATAATGTTGATGAAAATATTTTAATGTGTGAAAAGTTGAGCGGGAAAAAATCATTTGGCATTCAGCCTCTACAATTTAATTTTAGTGAAACGAGCAAATTATACCAAGAAAAATTTCTATCGGCTAATGGAATAAGTAATGATGATTTAGTGATCGGGTTTCACCCGGGATGTTCAGCCCTCAAGAATCATGATAAAAGAAGATGGTCAACAAAAAACTTTGCTGAGTTAGCCAAACTTCTAATTAAAAATAAGAATGCAAAGATTTTAATTTTTGGAGGGAAGGAAGAATTATATCTTAAGCAGGAAATAATAAGTTATGCATCTAATAAAAATATTATAGGTGTTGAAACTAGTTCATTGGAAGAAACAGCTTCAGTTATGAAAAGGTGTAATTTATTTATAACAAATGATTCTTCTCTAATGCATGTTGCTTCTGCATTGCAGTTAAATGTTATAGCTTTGATTGGTCCAACTAATCCAAAGTACATTTCACCTTGGCAAACAAAACATTCTATAATATCGTTAAATTTGGAATGTGCCCCTTGCTTTTATTACTCACCCAAACCTCTAAGTTGTGCAAGAAAGGATGTTCAATTTAAGTGTATAGTAGAACTTCCTTTCCAGCTAGTATATGATGAAGCGCTAAAATACTTGGGTAACTACAAATAAACTTTATTCCTGTCATTACTTAGAAATAATACAAGTACTTAATCTTTATTACTGATGATTGATCGGCCATTCGCAAATCGTTGTTCAAATTGTTTCTATCATGCCCTTCGTTAAATGCAAGATAAATCCAGCTTTTAGGTAAAAATTGATAGGAGAAAAGTGCGCCTAAAAATAACCTCTCCATTCTTTTTGAAGAACGCAAATATAAATTATCAACATATACGTAAAGATTTAGATCATTTATTGGAGTTAATGAAATATAGGGACGCGCATTGTATGTTATGTCTTCAATATCCCCGGCTGGATTGCCTTCTATGTAAGAATTAAATGAAGTCCCTACCCAGCAAATATCTGCGGCCTTCCATGAAAAAGAGGAACCCACCCATGAATAAAATGCGAGATATTCTCTAGAAAAATTATAAGTCTTAGAATATCCTCCCCAAACATTTGCTCTCCAATTTGGATTAGTATTAAACCATGAACTAAAATTAATATTATATGAGTCATAACTTACATCGAGGTCACGGGCTTTGGAAGCATCCAAGTTTATTTCAAATCCCCAGTTACTTCTGAATTGCATATTATACCCAAATAATAATCCATGGTCGGTATATGAATCAGCCTTTTCATATCCTAAAACGGGACCGGTATAAATTAGAATCTGCGATACTGCCCCCTCTTTCGGAAACCATATTGGTCCGGTTAATCCAACGAACTCTGCGGTACCTCTCCAAGGAACAAACCCAACCTGATCAATATTAAACTCGCTGCCGATATAACGTGCACGTGCAAATGTAATCCAGCTTTCTCCCATTTTTGTAAATCCGGCCGAGCCTGCAAAATCACCGTCTGAATTATTTATTGATCTTGCAAGTTGATAAGCCAATTGCCAATCGGCATCTCTGAATGCGCCATCGATATCAATCACTCCATCAGTATTATTTTGTGTTTGCTTTCCAACAAATAAAACTCCTATTGTAGAATTTTCCATTAGAGTAGCTTTAACTCTTCCAGACACGAATGTTGCAGCTGGCTCAATCTTTTTTGTATCGTCAATGGTATATTCATGTTCAAGAGTTTGAGCAACAAACCCGCCATATTCCCAATCCTCATACCTCCCAAAAGCTTTACTTCCAAAAATTATTGGAACTTCAGCACCACCAGGTAATTTTTTCCCGATTCTTCTTGAATAAAATAACTCGAGGGGCGTATAGAAGCCTGAACTTCTTTGTCTTCCCGAAGGCATAAAAATTTCATTCCCTTGAGTAAAAAAGGGTCTTCGTTCGGAGAAATATGATTCGTATCGTGAAATATTGAATGAATAAGGGTCGGTTTCTATTTGCGCAAAATCTGGGTTTGCAGTTACTTGTAATGTTAATTGTGGTGAGGGATTAAAGAAAATATCTAGACCGGCATTTGGAGAAAATTTATAATCTCCCTCTTTAAGATTAGTTAGTTTGCCAAAAGCTGTTGGATAAATTTCAAGATTTAATCCTTCAACACTTGGTTTGAAATCATCAAAAACCAACTTGCCAAATTTAGAAATTCTTTGTCCTTCATTTTTTTCATAAGTGCACCAGTATAAATCTTCACTATCGATCGGTCTCCATCGGTCAAAATCGAGTCCCCAGAAATTTAGTTCCTTATTATATTGAATAGTTTTATAGGGGATTTCCATCTCAACAACATAACCCCAGTCATAAATTTTAGAATCGGAGAACCAAATTCCGTCCCAGCTGTAATCCCGGTTTCTTGCATCATCAAGTAGTCGGCAATCTGCACGAACACCCGCAGCGCTAACAGCAAATTTATACGCACTTTTTTTATCTCCAAAAGTATCGAACATTACTGAAACAACATCTCCGCCAAAATTATCTTGTGTACCGGTATTTTTTTGAATGTTTGATTTATCATCGTAGGCAATTATTAAACAATAAATTGCAGATTCATCGGTCAAAATTTTTGCCACAGTATGGCGTGATGGCTCTTTACCAACAAATGGCTGAAGCTGGAAGAAATTTGTGGCGGAATCGGCATTCTGCCAAACGTCATCAATAAACCCATCAATTATTATTTTTTGATCTGTCTTTTTTAGTAGTACAACTTTTTCGTTATTGCTAGTACCCCATATTACGCCTGAAATCAAAAAAAGTGCGATCAGATATTTCATTATTTGCTCTTAATTATTTTTGCTTTTTTAGACGCTAGTTTGTACGAAAGGTTACGTAGATGTTCTCAGGATAATCAAAAAAATGAATATATTTTTAGGTTACCAGGCTTGATTGATTTTCTTAATTGCGTAATTCAATACAAATAATTGATAATTATTTTAATCTTTTTACCACCAGCATAGTCATGTCGTCGTGCTGCGGATAATTATCAACAAACTTATTTACATCCTTAAGTATAATATTAATAAGTTCTCTAGCGGATTCATTTTTATGTTTTTCGATTAAAGAAACTAATCTTGTTTCTGAATATTCTTCATGTTTTTCATTCATAGCTTCGGAAAATCCATCGGTGTAAAGAAGAAAAACATCACCTTTATTTAAATCAACTTCTTCTTCGGACAATGTTGACGCAAAAATGCTCCCCTCTTCGAGGCCTAGAGCCATTCCTCGGCTTAAAAGTAGTTTAGTGTTCCCCTCATTAGTTGTGAGGATACCCGGATTATGCCCTGCTCGTGAGTAATTAATTGTATTTTTATCAATATCCAAGATAGCATAGAACATGCTGACGAATGAATTTTTCTCAATAGTTTTATAGAGTAACCTATTTACTTTTTGAAGTACGTTTTTAGGCGAAACATCTTCTTCGGCATGTGCTTGTAAAATTCCTTTGGTTAAAGTCATATAAATTGCGGCGCCAACTCCTTTACCAGAAACGTCACCAATAGCAATACCCATTTTGTTCTCAGCCAATTTTACGAAATCAAAATAATCACCGCCGGCTTCTATGGCGGGAATGCTGATGCTCGCGATTTCATATCCCGGGATTTTTGGATCTTCTTTGGGCAATAAGCTTAGTTGTACTCTGGCCGCAATTTCAAGTTCTTTTTTTAATCTCTCTCTTTCTGAAATCCTAAGAACGTGTGAAGGCAAGCCATATGATTCAAGTACAAAGTCTTTTTTTCTAATTACACTGATCACGTAAATTAAAACTGATATGAGCAGTAGCATAACCGAGATAATAAAATTAATAGTAAAGAATGAATTACTTGATCCGGCTAATACAATAATCTTAGATGTTAGGGCTAAGTGAAATAGTGTGCTGCCAAGTGTCAATAAATCATATTTAAAAAATAGAAATGCTAAAAAGCATCCAAATATAAAGTGGGATAATAAATTAATTCCGAAATTATTTAATGATGGAGGAGTAATAATTATTGCTACAGATAACATCACAGTTGCGCCAGTAGCTACAATTGATATCCATTTTCGTTTCCATCTTTGGTAAGTAGTTGTAATTGTAAAAAACGCAACAGCAATGCTCGTAATTAATGCTTCAACAATTGAATTGAGACCAAGGGATAATACAGGAATCCAACCCACGAAAATATCCATTGCCGAGGTAGCTGTAATAAATATATTTGAATCGGGCTTGTTAAGGATTATGCTTCCAAGAATACCAGTTAGCGTAATTCCTGTTCCGAGTACTAAGCCACGAAGTATTGAAAATCCACTGACTCTGGAAGTTAAATGACCTTTAATAAATGCATCAGCCCCAATCAGTTTTTCTGGCCATAAACTTCTTGCGTACGATTCTGAAACGCTCCATGCAGTAAATAATAACAATCCCAAAAATAAATAAAGAATGAACCCATTAATTACCACGGCAATTAGCTTTGTGTAAACAAATGATAAATTACCAATCATCATTCCCTGCCCCAGACCTGGCCAGTAATTTATTAAACTAATTATTGAGGAAACATAATAAAGGATAAATAAGCTTTTACCAACATTCATCCATACTTCGCCCTGATGGTACTTTTTTAAAAACATAGATATAGCAGTGATAATCAATCCAATAATAAATATTACCGATACTGTCCCATAAATAGCATCAAGAGAGGAGAAGTATTCACGATCTTTTTGAGGCACTTCAAAATAATAATGAA
Coding sequences:
- a CDS encoding glycosyltransferase family 2 protein, with protein sequence MQVYKSYKPIVSIILPTFNRAQLIERAINSVICQTFKNWELIIVDDGSSDSTFELVNKLMSENENIRYLKHSNRKPPLSLNAGMTASVGYYITFLGSDDEYQPDHLKLRVDFLNDNHDIDLIHGSVEIIGHPYVKDKNDLTQEIHIDNCAVGGTFFGKRTVFTELNGFYNLDYSDDSEFLERAERAFTVKKVDWKTYIYYRDTPDSICTNIE
- a CDS encoding glycosyltransferase family 9 protein, whose protein sequence is MINSTDKTRILVIALSGIGDALMFTPSLIKLKEDFPHSEIDALVMFGGVKDIYQTLPQINNIHHFDFLKKSKAEALKFVLSLRGKYDISINVYPSNRKEYNLISFLIGASKRSAVQYLRKDFINLGFLNNYRVLENDNFHNVDENILMCEKLSGKKSFGIQPLQFNFSETSKLYQEKFLSANGISNDDLVIGFHPGCSALKNHDKRRWSTKNFAELAKLLIKNKNAKILIFGGKEELYLKQEIISYASNKNIIGVETSSLEETASVMKRCNLFITNDSSLMHVASALQLNVIALIGPTNPKYISPWQTKHSIISLNLECAPCFYYSPKPLSCARKDVQFKCIVELPFQLVYDEALKYLGNYK
- a CDS encoding hydrolase, with amino-acid sequence MKYLIALFLISGVIWGTSNNEKVVLLKKTDQKIIIDGFIDDVWQNADSATNFFQLQPFVGKEPSRHTVAKILTDESAIYCLIIAYDDKSNIQKNTGTQDNFGGDVVSVMFDTFGDKKSAYKFAVSAAGVRADCRLLDDARNRDYSWDGIWFSDSKIYDWGYVVEMEIPYKTIQYNKELNFWGLDFDRWRPIDSEDLYWCTYEKNEGQRISKFGKLVFDDFKPSVEGLNLEIYPTAFGKLTNLKEGDYKFSPNAGLDIFFNPSPQLTLQVTANPDFAQIETDPYSFNISRYESYFSERRPFFTQGNEIFMPSGRQRSSGFYTPLELFYSRRIGKKLPGGAEVPIIFGSKAFGRYEDWEYGGFVAQTLEHEYTIDDTKKIEPAATFVSGRVKATLMENSTIGVLFVGKQTQNNTDGVIDIDGAFRDADWQLAYQLARSINNSDGDFAGSAGFTKMGESWITFARARYIGSEFNIDQVGFVPWRGTAEFVGLTGPIWFPKEGAVSQILIYTGPVLGYEKADSYTDHGLLFGYNMQFRSNWGFEINLDASKARDLDVSYDSYNINFSSWFNTNPNWRANVWGGYSKTYNFSREYLAFYSWVGSSFSWKAADICWVGTSFNSYIEGNPAGDIEDITYNARPYISLTPINDLNLYVYVDNLYLRSSKRMERLFLGALFSYQFLPKSWIYLAFNEGHDRNNLNNDLRMADQSSVIKIKYLYYF
- a CDS encoding SpoIIE family protein phosphatase; this encodes MQNSLKEHVYWLVAAIVILFLIIGIYPFSIFNKLKYEVTREEAIEIAQKYLGEHGFKADTMMKEAFIDNSPVENKYLLKQLGDEGFDKYLQINKWSVLSWVVMFHQNLPRQIAQTTYYVDVSYNGKVFGFTREIPDSHKSKSLMKDEAQSLIQSKIVEMYGNDFQQFSMVEYRQIDFLKRTDHSFRWEKNEPDLNGKTVITGNVQGDVVGSFHYYFEVPQKDREYFSSLDAIYGTVSVIFIIGLIITAISMFLKKYHQGEVWMNVGKSLFILYYVSSIISLINYWPGLGQGMMIGNLSFVYTKLIAVVINGFILYLFLGLLLFTAWSVSESYARSLWPEKLIGADAFIKGHLTSRVSGFSILRGLVLGTGITLTGILGSIILNKPDSNIFITATSAMDIFVGWIPVLSLGLNSIVEALITSIAVAFFTITTTYQRWKRKWISIVATGATVMLSVAIIITPPSLNNFGINLLSHFIFGCFLAFLFFKYDLLTLGSTLFHLALTSKIIVLAGSSNSFFTINFIISVMLLLISVLIYVISVIRKKDFVLESYGLPSHVLRISERERLKKELEIAARVQLSLLPKEDPKIPGYEIASISIPAIEAGGDYFDFVKLAENKMGIAIGDVSGKGVGAAIYMTLTKGILQAHAEEDVSPKNVLQKVNRLLYKTIEKNSFVSMFYAILDIDKNTINYSRAGHNPGILTTNEGNTKLLLSRGMALGLEEGSIFASTLSEEEVDLNKGDVFLLYTDGFSEAMNEKHEEYSETRLVSLIEKHKNESARELINIILKDVNKFVDNYPQHDDMTMLVVKRLK
- a CDS encoding DUF2723 domain-containing protein, with product MNYNNLNKIFAAVVFIVTAAVYFITVQPSVSFWDCGEFIASSYLLQVPHPPGTPFFILVGRVFSMIPFVENIGLRVNAISIISSAFTILFLYLIAVKVIQYYRKKEFENIFDAMVVYTSAAIGALSLAFSDTFWFNAIEAEVYAFSTFFIAIVVWLMVKWNERADEPDNEKYLLLIAYLIGLSTGVHLMSVLAIVPVVMTIYFRKFVDDEEILKKSGILFVVHSVIILVFAVVMWMSLTETTPPSPDAYSAVDSRFVGIFAAITIVFMGIFYKKILVKNSFYLPIIMGGVALVTVYPGMVKYLPKLITTIGKNDLTLDTATFFVIIGVLFAAIFYTKKKEMHISNLIAKCVLLAVIGVTSYSMIIIRANQEPPINMNSPKTFTELESYLNREQYGDFPTFKRRYSNEPHQLKIYSEYTSDFDFFWRYQMNHMFNRYLFWNYIGRESTYQDTGVDWTDLFGIPFFLALFGLYYHFRKDWKMASVFIVMFIFLGYLTAFYQNQQQPQPRERDYFYVGAFFVFSLWIALGINGIIEILKDYFKGNSIVKPASIAILFVGVLAVPVNMINANWFQNSRANNFVPWDYAYNLLQSVEKDAILFTNGDNDTFPLWYLQDVEGVRRDVRIANLSLLNTPWYIKQLKNNEPHGAKKIEFTFSDLEIDQIGPMRWEPQTIQLPVPDEIIQKFGVTDTSVIKNKKITWVMQAGAQFGDVSALRVQDIVVLNMIQTNKWKRPIYFAVTCSDDSKLSMDDYLQMEGMAQRVVPQKNPDPSLEYINEPIMRKQLFDEPVGYNKDYQPGFKFRGLNDPNIFFDENHERLTQNYRNAFIRLAIHYLNGEKNTQKVIETLGMMEQKIPRNIISMDYRIKHDVANLYNMTGDKEKYNEFAEEVIEAAKDAIKLNPMDVSSWYNPYRLLLTHYENMGRYNDAIELLQQLKTYIPNDPGIDSLISSFRKMSGAGKPEIEK